In Mycobacterium sp. ITM-2016-00317, the genomic window CCATCGCCGTCACCTTCTGGGCCATGAACCATCCTGGTCGTGGCCCCTAATCAGGTGTCAGCGATGTCCCGCGACATACACGTGTCAGCGATGTCCCCGAACAGAACAGCACCCTCAGGGTCGCATTGCGCGCCCGATTCGCAATGACTGGTTTACAAAGAGCGGGGTTGTGTCTAGACAACGGACAAATTGCCTTCTATAGTCAACCGCAGTTAGGTGACCGCACTCACAGCAAGGAGGCATCGGGTGACCGCACCAGAGATTTCCGGGGTATTCGAAGCAGACGCCGACCAGTGGCGCGACAAGAAGCGCTACCTGTGGCTGATGGGCTTGATCGCCCCGACAGCGTTGTTCGTGATGCTGCCGCTGATCTGGGCCCTGAACCAGGCGGGCTGGCACGCCGCGGCGCAGGTGCCGCTGTGGATCGGCCCGATCCTGCTCTACATCGTGCTGCCCACGCTGGACCGGCTGTTCGGCCCCGACGGCCAGAACCCGCCCGACGAGGTGATGGAGCGCCTGGAGAACGACAAGTACTACCGCTACTGCACCTACGTCTACATCCCGTTCCAATACGCCAGCGTGATCCTGGGCGCCTACCTGTTCACCGCGTCGGACCTGGGTTGGCTGGGCTTCGACGGCGGGCTGAGCTGGGCGGCCAAGATCGGCCTGGCGCTGTCGGTCGGCATGCTCGGCGGGGTCGGCATCAACACCGCCCACGAGATGGGACACAAGAAGGACTCGCTGGAGCGGTGGCTGGCCAAGATCACCCTGGCCCAGACGTGCTACGGCCACTTCTACATCGAGCACAACCGCGGCCACCACGTCCGCGTCGCCACCCCGGAAGACCCGGCATCGGCCCGGTTCGGTGAGACGTTCTGGGAGTTCTTGCCGCGCAGCGTGTTCGGCAGCCTGAAGTCGGCCTGGGAGTTGGAGGCCAAGCGTCTGGAGCGGGCCGGCAAGAGCAAGTGGCACTGGTCCAACGACGTGCTCAACGCGTGGGCGATGTCGGCGGTGTTCTACGGCGTGCTGATCGCGGTGTTCGGCTGGGCGCTGCTCCCGTACATCGTCATCTCGGCGGTGTTCGGCTTCACCCTGCTGGAGACCGTGAACTACCTGGAGCACTACGGCCTGCTGCGGCAGAAGACCGCGAGCGGCCGCTACGAGCGCTGCGCGCCCGCCCACAGCTGGAACTCCGACCACATCGTCACCAACCTGTTCCTGTACCACCTGCAGCGCCACAGCGACCATCACGCCAACCCGACCCGGCGCTACCAGACGCTGCGCAGCATGGCTGACGCCCCGAACCTGCCCAGCGGTTACGCGTCGATGATCGGGCTGACCTACTTCCCGCCGTTGTGGCGCAAGGTGATGGACCACCGCGTGCTCGCGCACTACGACGGCGACCTCAGCCGGGTGAACATCCACCCGCGGATGCGCGACAAGGTGCTGGCCCGCTACGGCGCGGGCGAGGAGCAGGCGTGAGCACCTACCGTTGCCCCGGCTGCGACTACGTCTACGACGAAGCCAAAGGTGAACCCCGCGAAGGGTTTCCGGCAGGCACCCGCTGGGCTGACGTGCCCGACGACTGGTGCTGCCCGGACTGCGCGGTCCGGGAGAAGGTCGACTTCGAACCGGTGTGAACGACAGCGAGAGTGCACTCAGAGCGTGGAAAAGCGCGAGCGGGCGCTCTGAGTGCACTCTCGGGTAACAGAGCGATAAAAGGAAGGCAGAGCGATGGACTACAAGCTGTTCGTGTGCGTGCAGTGCGGATTCGAGTACGACGAGGCCAAAGGCTGGCCCGAGGACGGCATCGCGCCCGGCACCCGCTGGGACGACATCCCCGACGACTGGAGCTGCCCGGACTGCGGCGCGGCCAAGTCGGACTTCGACATGGTCGAGGTCGCCCGGCCGTGAACGCACGCGGCGGCGGGTCGTGACCGCGGCGGCGGGCCTCGCCGCCGCGGGAAGCGTTATTGTCGCGCGTGTGAGCAGCCCCAGCGACAAGCGCATCTCCTATGCCGAGGCGTCGCGGGTGCTGTTGCGCGACTCGATCCTCGACGGCATGCGCGAGATGCTGTTCGACCGCGACTGGTCCAACATCACGCTCTCCGACGTCGCCAAGGCCGCGGGCATCAGCCGCCAGACCATCTACAACGAGTTCGGCTCGCGGCAGGGACTGGCCCAGGCCTACGCGATGCGACTGGCCGACCGGCTCGTCGACCAGATCCACACCGCCATCGACGACAACGTCGGCGACGTGTACGCGGCGTTCCTGCAAGGATTCCGCGATTTCTTCGCCGAGTCGGCCGCCGACCCGCTGGTGGTCTCGCTGCTTACCGGAACCTCCAAGCCCGATCTGCTGCAGCTGATCACCACCGACAGCGCGCCGATCATCAACCACTGCTCCGCCCGGCTCGCCGAGACGTTCATGACCGGCTGGGTGCACAGCAGCGCCGAGGACGCCGGCGTGCTGGCCCGGGCCATCGTCCGGCTCGCGATGAGCTACATCTCGATGCCGCCCGAGGCGGACCACGACGTGGCCCGCGACCTGGCCCGCCTGATGACGCCGTTCGCCGAGCGGTACGGCGTCATCGACCCAGGTGACGGACGGCCGTGACCTGGTCTGCGGCCCGAGGCGCTACGGTGTCATAGACGCCCCTGGCCGGCAGAGCGCTGAAGCGCCTGTCCCGCGAGCCCGCAGGCCGGGGTTGTTCGCATGGGTTCCGCCACAGCGCGCGCACCCGTGCGCTCACAGGCAATTGACGAAACACAAAAGGGGCTCTACATGACTGCTCTGACCGCCGACGTCCGCAACGGGATCGACTTCAAGGTCGCCGACCTGTCGCTGGCCGAATTCGGGCGCAAAGAGATCCGCCTCGCCGAGCACGAGATGCCCGGCCTGATGGCGCTGCGCCAGGAATACGCCGAAGTCCAACCGCTCAAGGGCGCGCGGATCTCCGGCTCGCTGCACATGACCGTGCAGACCGCGGTGCTGATCGAAACGCTGACCGCCCTCGGTGCCGAGGTGCGCTGGGCCAGCTGCAACATCTTCTCCACCCAGGACCACGCCGCCGCGGCCATCGTCGTCGGCCCGCACGGCACCCCCGAGGAGCCCAAGGGCATCCCGGTCTTCGCGTGGAAGGGCGAGTCGCTTGAGGAGTACTGGTGGGCCGCCGAGCAGATGCTCACCTGGGAGGGCGAGCCGGCGAACATGATCCTCGACGACGGCGGCGACGCCACCATGCTGGTGCTGCGCGGCGCACAGTTCGAGAAGGCCGGCGTGGTTCCGCCCGCCGACGAGAACGACTCGGCCGAGTACAAGGTCTTCCTGAACCTGCTGCGCGAACGGTTCGAGACCGACAAGTCCAAGTGGACCAAGATCGCCGAGTCGGTCAAGGGCGTCACCGAGGAGACCACCACCGGCGTGCTGCGCCTGTACCAGTTCGCCGCCGCCGGTGAGCTGGCGTTCCCGGCGATCAACGTCAACGACTCGGTCACCAAGAGCAAGTTCGACAACAAGTACGGCACCCGCCACTCGCTGATCGACGGCATCAACCGCGGCACCGACGCCCTCATCGGTGGCAAGAAGGTGCTGATCTGCGGCTACGGCGACGTCGGCAAGGGCTGCGCGGAGTCGCTGGTCGGCCAGGGCGCGCGTGTGCAGGTCACCGAGATCGACCCGATCAACGCGCTGCAGGCGCTGATGGACGGCTACGACGTCGTCACCGTCGAGGAGGCGATCGGTAACGCCGACATCGTCATCACCTCGACCGGCAACAAGGACATCATCACCCTCGAGCACATGAAGGCGATGAAGGATCACGCCATCCTGGGCAACATCGGCCACTTCGACAACGAGATCGACATCGCCGCTCTGGAGCGCTCCGGTGCCACCCGGATCAACATCAAGCCGCAGGTCGACGAGTGGACCTTCGGGGACACCGGCAAGTCGATCATCTTGCTGTCCGAGGGCCGTCTGCTCAACCTCGGCAACGCGACCGGACACCCGTCCTTCGTGATGAGCAACAGCTTCTCCAACCAGGTGATCGCGCAGATCGAACTGTGGACCAAGAACGACGAGTACGACAACGAGGTCTACCGGCTGGCCAAGCAGCTCGACGAGAAGGTCGCGCGCATCCACGTCGAGGCGCTCGGCGGCACGCTGACCAAGCTCACCAAGGAGCAGGCGGAGTACATCGGCGTCGACGTCGAGGGCCCGTACAAGCCGGAGCACTACCGCTACTGACGTGCAGAAGTTGTTGCGAGCGGCAACGCTCGGCTTAGCGCTGGCCCTGACTGCATGTCAGGGCCAGCCTGCCGAGCAGGCCGAGGACGTCGAGACCGCCACCACCCGCCCCGGGCCGGAGGTGCGCCACGACACCGCCGAGCTGGCCGAGACGTTCCCGGCCCTCGGCACGCCGGTCTCGGCGTCGTGGATCCGGTGGGACAACACCGGTACGGCCGAGAAGCCCAGGACGAAGGTGGTCTGGATCGACGCCGTCGTCGAGGTGACTCCGGAGACGATGAATGCCCTTGTCACCGAACATGAGTCAGAGGACCGCGGGCAGGTGCCCGCGGTGCAGAAGGTGCTGGAGCCCGAACTGCCGCCGGGCCCGTACCGCACCGGCATCGAGCTGAACATGGCGTTCGCCGCGGACCGAACCAGCACCCGGGTGTTCCTCGACCCGCCGCACGACACCGTCGTGCTGCAGTCCTACCGCATCGGGGCCTGACGGACTAGGCGACCTGCAGCGTGACGTAGCGCGCCGCGTCGGTGGGCAACAGCCCCAACTGCCGGTACACATTCGACCGCCACACCGGGGCCTGCGAGTTCACCACGATGCCGCCCAACGCCCAGCTGTGCATCTGCCCGTCGCCGATGATCACCGTCAGATCGGCCTGCGGGTCCTGCGCGAGCACCGCGTCGCGGAACGCGAGCACGCCGGGATAGAGCTTTTCGATCGTCCCGATGTACACCGTGGTCGGGGGCAGGCCGCTCAGGTCGCCGTTGATCGGGTTCACCCGCGGATCGTCCATGTCCCAGTCGCCGTTCCAGCGTGGGCCTTCGCCGGGCGCGCGCCGCGGCAGGATCGGATCGTCGATCGCGTCGACCTCCGGTCCGCGCAGCGTCAGGTGCAGCGCCGGTGACACCAGCACCATCCGCGACGGCTGGGACTGCGACACCACGCAGGCCACCTGGATCTTGCAGCGGCGCGCCAACTCCTGCGCCACCAACACCGCGTACGAGCCGCCCGAGGAATCCCCGTACAGGCTGACGTTGTCCACGCCGTGCGCGTCGATCAGCGACTTCAGGTAGTCGGCCATCGGCGGCACCAGCGTGGCCGCGGTCCCGGTGCCCTTCGGCGGCGCCATCGGATAGATCGGCACCAGCACCGTGGCTCCGGTCTCGCGGGCCATCTGCGCGTAGTCCGACCAGTGCAGCACCGTCGCCGAGGCCTCGAAGCCGCCGCCGTGCAGCGCCACCACGTACTCACCGGATGGCTTGGCGGAGGCCAACTCCCACACCGTCCACCCGTCGTGCAACCGTTCGGTGACGGTCAGCCCGAGCATCAACAGCCACGGGGGAGTGCTGCTGGTGGAGCCGCGGCGATCCCGCTGAGGATCTTGATGCCGGTCTCGTCGTTGATCCAACGCAGCGTGCGCAGCAGCCCGACGACGAACCTGTCGCCGAACGACGGCGGCGCGGTGACGATCGTCTTCGGGCCTGCTGCAACGTTATTGAGCCCGAGTTGGCGGTAGATGTCGGGGCGCACCCGCATGGCCTGCGAGTTGATCGGCACGCCCAGCGCCCAGTCGTGGATCTGGCCCTGCCCGATCACCGTCGAGATCACCGCGCCTGCGGCCGACCACTTCTCGTGCAGCAACAAAGTTTCGGGGAGGGAGAACTCCAGTGCGCCTTGATAGATCGTCGTCGGTGGTAGCCCGGCGATCACCTCGTCCTCGAAGAACAGCGGGCTGAGCATCGGGTCCCGGCGGTCGAGGCCGTGGCTCCAGTGGTTCGCGGCGTCGTAGAAGTCGAGGTTGTCGAAGTCGAAGACCGGGTCGTCGATGGTGCGGATGTCCGGGTTGGACAGCGAGGCGTCCGGGGTGATCGACACCAGCACCATGCTTGCCGGGACAGGCTTGCCGGCCAGGATCAACTCGCGCACCGCCACCGGGGCCAGGATCGCGCCGGCCGAATCCCCGTACAGACTGACGTTGTCGGCGCCGTACCGGTCGATCTGCGCGGAGATGTACTGCGCCATGGCGGGCACGACTTGCGTGGCGGTGCCCCGGGGCGTCGTCGCCAGCGGGTACATCGGTACCAGGACCGTCGCGCCGGTCTCCCGGGCCATGTTCGAGTAGTCGATCCAGTGCAGCAGGATCGGCTCCAGGATGAAACCACCGCCGTGCAGGGCGACCACGGTCTTGCCGGTGGGGTTGGGCGGGTGGAACTCCCAGACCTTCCAGACGTTGTCCTCGGACACCGCGAACTCGGTGCGGTGGACGTCGAGCCCGAACTTCACGAACCACGGCGGCCGGTCGCTGGACAGCAGCTTGCCGATCTGACCGTAGATATCGATGCCGATGAACTGCGAGATGCCGCGCAGGATCCGCAGCGCGACGAGGGTGACCTTGTCGAAGAACGAGGGCTCCGGGGTGTAGACGATCAAGTTCGCGGCGGCCGCGACGACCGCACCGCTGGTTGTCGCATCGGCGTCGCGGCGGGCCGCTCCGAGCATCGACCACAGCGCCGGCGCGGCCGCCGGCGGCGAGGGCGGGGCGGCCGGGACCGCGGGGGACTCCGGGACGTCGAGGTCGCGCTGCGTGGTGGCGGGGCCGGCGCAGGCGGGACGTCCGTCTCGTCACGCGGCGCGGGGTCGCTCGCCGACGGCTCCGCCACAGGGAGTTCGTCGGCCGGGAGTTCGGCGCCGACGTCGTCGGAGGTCTGCGCGTCGTCGCTCACCACGTCGTCGGGAAGTTCACCGCCGGGGAGGTCCTCGTCCTCGGCGGGTACGCCGGGGCGGCCACGGGCGTCGTTGACGTCGTCCTCTGCGACGTCGTCTTCTGCGAGGTCTTCGTCGCCGTCGTCGGAGCCGTCGGAGTCGTCGGCGTCCGATCCGTCGGTCACCGCGCCGCCGACGGTGGGGGTGTCGTCGTCGCGAGGGGGCCCGGTCTCGGTCTGGGACGCGTCACCGCCGCCCGTCCCGACCGACTCGTCGGCCGCGGCAACCCCGCAACCGAACCCGAGGAACACCGCCGCGCCGACCCCCGCCGCGGCAGCAACACCGACACCTTTGCCCAACGCCTGCCCACCCCGCATTTGCAGAACTATGAAGGTCGATCCGGCCCAGGTCAATGTTTGCCCGCGTGACGCCCGGGGTTCCTCGATTAGGCTCGCCGGGTGCTCATCGTGATCGAGGGAGTCGACGGCGCCGGCAAACGGACGCTGACCAACGGGCTGCGCGCCGCGTTCGAATCCGGCGGCCGCTCCGTGGCCACTCTGGCGTTCCCGCGGTACGGCGTCTCGGTGCCCGCCGACGTCGCCGCCGAAGCTCTGCACGGCAGCCACGGTGACCTCGCCGACTCGGTGTACGGAATGGCGCTGCTGTTCGCGATGGACCGGGCAGGGGCGCGCGCCGAGATCGACGACCTCACGTCGGCCTACGACGTGGTCCTGCTGGACCGCTACGTCGCGTCCAACGCCGCCTACAGCGCGGCGCGGCTGCATCAGGGCGTCGACGGCGACGTCGTGACCTGGGTCGGCGACCTCGAATACCGGCGGTTGGGCCTGTCTGCCCCGGACTGGCAGGTGCTGCTCGATGTGCCGACCGAACTCGCGGCGCAGCGCGCGGTCAACCGGGCGGCCGAGGAAGCCGACCGGGCCCGCGACGCCTACGAACGCGACGACGGGTTACAGCGCCGCACCGGCGCCGTGTACGCCGAACTGGCCGCAGCGAACTGGGGCGGACCCTGGCTGGTGGTGCCCCCGGAGATCGATGCCACCGAGCTCGCCGGCCGTCTCACCTCGGACTGAAAGTCGGTAACTGCGCGAACTGTCGCCCGAGCAGATAAGCTCCGTCCCGGGGAAGTCGCAACCGCGACAGTGAATTTCAGGGGGACCATTGCCTCTTCAGAGCAGTGTTCGCGAAAACTCCGCGGTGGCGGTGGAATCGACCGTCGATCAGCTGATGGCCTGCATCAAAGCGGCCAACCAGCGATTCGACCAGGGACGGCACACCGAGGTGAAGCCGTTGGCCGGATACCTCCGCGCGCTGCTCTACCGCAGCAACGGATCGGACGCCCTGCACGGGCTGCGCGACACCCTCACCTGGGTCGACACCGCCGGTGTGCCCAACCCCAAGACCGCATGCTCGATCGCCGGCCTGACCCTGATGCGCATCCGCAGCCGCCACCACGGCGCCGAGGAGTACGTCCCCAAGTTGGCGATGTACCCGCCGGCGCCGATCCGCACCAGAGACGGTGAGCAGATCTTCAGCGGCTCGCGCATCCCGTTCGAGCACTGGTGGACCAACCCCGTGCTGATGGACTCCGTCGGCGCGCAGTACTCACGCAAGGAACTCGTGCTCGCGCTCGCCGCTCTCGACGACAGGGAAGCCAGGTCGGCCCGCCGTGCCCTCGCCCGGAGCGCTTCGCTGGGCTGGGTGATGCGCGACGCGCCCGCGACGCGACTGTGCAGCAGCCCGGTCGTCGCCAGCGTCCGCCAGATCGGCTACGAGGTGATGCAGTCCATCAACGAGCAGCGCGAGGTCCTCGACGCCGTTCGTTGACGCTCCCGCCGCGGTAGGACACGCGAAACACCCCGCGTGGTAGCAGCGGTTTATCGCCATCTGGTGACACCATGGACACCATGAGGCAAAGGATCCTGGTAGTCGACGACGACCCTTCGCTCGCCGAGATGCTCACCATCGTGCTGCGAGGCGAAGGTTTCGACACCGCCGTCATCGGTGACGGCACCCAGGCGCTGACCGCCGTGCGCGAACTGCGGCCCGATCTGGTGCTGCTGGACCTGATGCTGCCCGGCATGAACGGCATCGACGTGTGCCGCGTGCTGCGCGCGGACTCCGGCGTGCCGATTGTGATGCTCACCGCAAAGACCGACACCGTCGACGTGGTGCTCGGCCTGGAATCCGGCGCCGACGACTACGTGATGAAGCCGTTCAAGCCCAAGGAGCTGGTGGCCCGGGTGCGCGCCCGGCTGCGCCGCAACGAGGACGAACCCGCCGAAATGCTCTCGATCGCCGACGTCGACATCGACGTCCCGGCCCACAAGGTGACCCGGCAGGGCGAGCAGATCTCGCTGACGCCGCTGGAGTTCGACCTGTTGGTGGCGTTGGCGCGCAAACCGCGCCAGGTGTTTACTCGTGATGTGCTGCTCGAACAGGTGTGGGGTTACCGTCACCCCGCCGACACCCGTTTGGTGAACGTGCATGTCCAGCGACTGCGGGCCAAGGTCGAGAAAGACCCGGAGAACCCGCAGGTGGTGCTGACCGTTCGAGGAGTGGGATACAAGGCCGGACCTCCGTGATCTCACCCCGGCGGCCGTCGTGATCTTCGGCTCACGGCGCCGCATCCACCGGCGATCGGCGCCGCTGGTTCGCGGGCTGGGTGTGCTCGGCCGGGCGCTGAGCATGATGTGGCGCCGGTCCCTGCAACTGCGAGTGGTCACGCTGACCCTCGGGCTGTCGCTGGCCGTCATCCTGGTCCTCGGCTTCGTGCTGACCAGCCAGATCACCGACCGCATCCTCGAGGTGAAGGTCGGCGCTGCCACCGAGGAGATGGAGCGCGCCCGCACCACCGTCAGCGGCATCGTCGGCGGTGAGGAGACGCGCTCCCTGGACAGCAGCCTCCAGCTGGCCCGCAACACGCTGATCGACCGCAAAGCCGACGCCAGCGCCGGCTTGGCCGGGACGTTCGACGCGGTGCTCGTGGTCCCCGGCGACGGCCCCCGCGCAGCGACCTCGGCCGGGCCGGTCGACCAGATCCCCGACACCCTGCGCGACTTCGTCAAGGCCGGTCAGGTCAGCTACCAGTACGCCACGGTGCACACCGACAGCTTCAACGGCCCGGCACTGATCATCGGCAGCCCCACCGCGTCGTCCTCGTCGTCGGTGACCAACCTCGAGTTGTACCTGATCTTCCCGCTCAACAGCGAGGACTCCACCATCGCGCTGGTCCGCGGCACCATGGCCACCGCGGGCATCGTGTTGCTCGGCCTGCTCGCCGCGATCGCGTTGCTGGTCGCCCGCCAGATCGTGCTGCCGGTGCGGTCGGCGTCGCGCATCGCCGAACGCTTCGCCGAAGGCCACCTCACCGAACGGATGCCGGTGCGCGGCGAGGACGACATGGCCCGGCTCGGGGTGTCGTTCAACGACATGGCCGAAAGCCTGCACCGCCAGATCACCCAGCTCGAAGAGTTCGGCAACCTCCAGCGGCGGTTCACCTCCGACGTCAGCCACGAACTGCGCACCCCGCTGACGACCGTGCGGATGGCCGCCGACCTGATCCACGACCACGCCGAGGACCTCGACCCCGCCCTGCGCCGCTCCACCGAGCTGATGGTCAACGAACTCGACCGGTTCGAGTCACTGCTCAACGACCTGCTGGAGATCTCGCGTCACGACGCCGGCGTCGCCGAGTTGGCCGTCGAGGCCGTCGACCTGCGCTCCATCGTGCAGAAGGCGCTGGACAACGTCGGACACCTCGCCGAACAGGCCGGTGTCGAGATGCGCGTCGACCTGCCCACCGACGAGGTGATCGCCGAAGTCGACCCGCGCCGCGTCGAGCGGATCCTTCGCAACCTGATCGCCAACGCGATCGACCACGCCGAGCGCAAGCCGGTGCACATCCAGATGGCCGCCGACGTCGACACCGTCGCCGTCACCGTCCGGGACTACGGCGTGGGCCTGCGCCCCGGTGAGGAGAAGCTGGTGTTCAGCCGGTTCTGGCGGGCCGACCCGTCACGGGTGCGCCGCTCCGGCGGCACCGGCCTGGGCCTGGCGATCAGCATCGAGGACGCCCGCCTGCACCAGGGCCGGCTCGAAGCCTGGGGCGAACCCGGCAAGGGCGCCTGCTTCCGCCTCACCCTGCCGCTGGTGCGCGGCCACAAGGTCAC contains:
- a CDS encoding alkane 1-monooxygenase, translating into MGLIAPTALFVMLPLIWALNQAGWHAAAQVPLWIGPILLYIVLPTLDRLFGPDGQNPPDEVMERLENDKYYRYCTYVYIPFQYASVILGAYLFTASDLGWLGFDGGLSWAAKIGLALSVGMLGGVGINTAHEMGHKKDSLERWLAKITLAQTCYGHFYIEHNRGHHVRVATPEDPASARFGETFWEFLPRSVFGSLKSAWELEAKRLERAGKSKWHWSNDVLNAWAMSAVFYGVLIAVFGWALLPYIVISAVFGFTLLETVNYLEHYGLLRQKTASGRYERCAPAHSWNSDHIVTNLFLYHLQRHSDHHANPTRRYQTLRSMADAPNLPSGYASMIGLTYFPPLWRKVMDHRVLAHYDGDLSRVNIHPRMRDKVLARYGAGEEQA
- a CDS encoding rubredoxin → MSTYRCPGCDYVYDEAKGEPREGFPAGTRWADVPDDWCCPDCAVREKVDFEPV
- a CDS encoding rubredoxin; amino-acid sequence: MDYKLFVCVQCGFEYDEAKGWPEDGIAPGTRWDDIPDDWSCPDCGAAKSDFDMVEVARP
- a CDS encoding TetR family transcriptional regulator, which gives rise to MVARVSSPSDKRISYAEASRVLLRDSILDGMREMLFDRDWSNITLSDVAKAAGISRQTIYNEFGSRQGLAQAYAMRLADRLVDQIHTAIDDNVGDVYAAFLQGFRDFFAESAADPLVVSLLTGTSKPDLLQLITTDSAPIINHCSARLAETFMTGWVHSSAEDAGVLARAIVRLAMSYISMPPEADHDVARDLARLMTPFAERYGVIDPGDGRP
- the ahcY gene encoding adenosylhomocysteinase, coding for MTALTADVRNGIDFKVADLSLAEFGRKEIRLAEHEMPGLMALRQEYAEVQPLKGARISGSLHMTVQTAVLIETLTALGAEVRWASCNIFSTQDHAAAAIVVGPHGTPEEPKGIPVFAWKGESLEEYWWAAEQMLTWEGEPANMILDDGGDATMLVLRGAQFEKAGVVPPADENDSAEYKVFLNLLRERFETDKSKWTKIAESVKGVTEETTTGVLRLYQFAAAGELAFPAINVNDSVTKSKFDNKYGTRHSLIDGINRGTDALIGGKKVLICGYGDVGKGCAESLVGQGARVQVTEIDPINALQALMDGYDVVTVEEAIGNADIVITSTGNKDIITLEHMKAMKDHAILGNIGHFDNEIDIAALERSGATRINIKPQVDEWTFGDTGKSIILLSEGRLLNLGNATGHPSFVMSNSFSNQVIAQIELWTKNDEYDNEVYRLAKQLDEKVARIHVEALGGTLTKLTKEQAEYIGVDVEGPYKPEHYRY
- a CDS encoding alpha/beta hydrolase, giving the protein MLGLTVTERLHDGWTVWELASAKPSGEYVVALHGGGFEASATVLHWSDYAQMARETGATVLVPIYPMAPPKGTGTAATLVPPMADYLKSLIDAHGVDNVSLYGDSSGGSYAVLVAQELARRCKIQVACVVSQSQPSRMVLVSPALHLTLRGPEVDAIDDPILPRRAPGEGPRWNGDWDMDDPRVNPINGDLSGLPPTTVYIGTIEKLYPGVLAFRDAVLAQDPQADLTVIIGDGQMHSWALGGIVVNSQAPVWRSNVYRQLGLLPTDAARYVTLQVA
- a CDS encoding alpha/beta hydrolase — encoded protein: MLGAARRDADATTSGAVVAAAANLIVYTPEPSFFDKVTLVALRILRGISQFIGIDIYGQIGKLLSSDRPPWFVKFGLDVHRTEFAVSEDNVWKVWEFHPPNPTGKTVVALHGGGFILEPILLHWIDYSNMARETGATVLVPMYPLATTPRGTATQVVPAMAQYISAQIDRYGADNVSLYGDSAGAILAPVAVRELILAGKPVPASMVLVSITPDASLSNPDIRTIDDPVFDFDNLDFYDAANHWSHGLDRRDPMLSPLFFEDEVIAGLPPTTIYQGALEFSLPETLLLHEKWSAAGAVISTVIGQGQIHDWALGVPINSQAMRVRPDIYRQLGLNNVAAGPKTIVTAPPSFGDRFVVGLLRTLRWINDETGIKILSGIAAAPPAALPRGC
- a CDS encoding dTMP kinase; amino-acid sequence: MLIVIEGVDGAGKRTLTNGLRAAFESGGRSVATLAFPRYGVSVPADVAAEALHGSHGDLADSVYGMALLFAMDRAGARAEIDDLTSAYDVVLLDRYVASNAAYSAARLHQGVDGDVVTWVGDLEYRRLGLSAPDWQVLLDVPTELAAQRAVNRAAEEADRARDAYERDDGLQRRTGAVYAELAAANWGGPWLVVPPEIDATELAGRLTSD
- the mtrA gene encoding two-component system response regulator MtrA, whose amino-acid sequence is MDTMRQRILVVDDDPSLAEMLTIVLRGEGFDTAVIGDGTQALTAVRELRPDLVLLDLMLPGMNGIDVCRVLRADSGVPIVMLTAKTDTVDVVLGLESGADDYVMKPFKPKELVARVRARLRRNEDEPAEMLSIADVDIDVPAHKVTRQGEQISLTPLEFDLLVALARKPRQVFTRDVLLEQVWGYRHPADTRLVNVHVQRLRAKVEKDPENPQVVLTVRGVGYKAGPP
- the mtrB gene encoding MtrAB system histidine kinase MtrB, whose amino-acid sequence is MIFGSRRRIHRRSAPLVRGLGVLGRALSMMWRRSLQLRVVTLTLGLSLAVILVLGFVLTSQITDRILEVKVGAATEEMERARTTVSGIVGGEETRSLDSSLQLARNTLIDRKADASAGLAGTFDAVLVVPGDGPRAATSAGPVDQIPDTLRDFVKAGQVSYQYATVHTDSFNGPALIIGSPTASSSSSVTNLELYLIFPLNSEDSTIALVRGTMATAGIVLLGLLAAIALLVARQIVLPVRSASRIAERFAEGHLTERMPVRGEDDMARLGVSFNDMAESLHRQITQLEEFGNLQRRFTSDVSHELRTPLTTVRMAADLIHDHAEDLDPALRRSTELMVNELDRFESLLNDLLEISRHDAGVAELAVEAVDLRSIVQKALDNVGHLAEQAGVEMRVDLPTDEVIAEVDPRRVERILRNLIANAIDHAERKPVHIQMAADVDTVAVTVRDYGVGLRPGEEKLVFSRFWRADPSRVRRSGGTGLGLAISIEDARLHQGRLEAWGEPGKGACFRLTLPLVRGHKVTSSPLPVKPTDMSAAPGRRVREPDRESV